AGGCTTACATTTTTCCTTGCAGTATGTTTTTGACGGAATTCTCTACAATATCAATCAAAACTTTTATTGATTCTTTCTTTGTGTTAAATAAATCAGCAATTCAAGAACAGGCTTCCTTGGGAAGTCGCAAGGAATTCGTCTTCGTGTTATCCCTGCTGGCAGAGTTGGTTTTGTTAGAAAAACTGTGGAATGCAAGGAATCTAGAATCGGGAAGAAGCCTATTGAAGTTCCATCAAATGTTACTCTGACATTAGAGCAGCAGTTTGTCAAAGCTAAGGGTCCACTCGGGGAATTGTCATTAAACTATCCCAATGAAGTGAAAGTTGTGAAAGAAGAATCTGGCAAACTAAGAGTATTCAAGACTGTGGAAACCAAAAGGGCGAATCAGATGCATGGCCTTTTCAGGTAAAACTGAAAATAGAAACTACAAAATGAGTTTGTCTatttaaattttgttgcatCACTGCTATTACGTGTTTTGCTATTTCATTGTTTTTGTTCCACAATGTTTTCTTGCATGCCTAGAGTTCGGTAGACTTGTCATACCTGCTCCTGTCACAATtcatatgtactccctccgacccatattaagtgactttctattacatgtatctagacgttttttaggcatagatacatccatatttggacaaatttgagtcacttaatatgggaccgagggagtatgAGCCACCCCATCCTGCAGTCAAAAGCAGTAGTATGGAAATATGGAAAAATTCCCCTCAGGCACATTAGTCACAGGAGTATTTGATTGTGATACCATTAGTGTCTGAAACTCCggcccatattaagtgccgaaatattacatgtatctagacgtattttagtatatagatacgtccatgacaaatttgagtcacttaatatgggacggagggagtaagtttTATCACATTATGCTATTTTAATTTAAGAATAGAAAGCACAGCCCTATACTCCTACTAGCTACTACAAGGATCTAGATTCCAGAGAGCAATGTTTAACATCTTGCTTTTATCAAACATCCTGTCTTCGAACTACCAATATAGGTGGTGGTGATCTTGCTTTGTTCAACCCTAAGCTTCTCAATGTGCAGGGAAGAAACTGACAAAGTTCTTGTAGCATGTCTGTGAAAGATTTGATAAAAGTACTTCTTGCATTTATCATCCAGTCCTCTGTTTAAAAAAAGGCCAGTCTATTCATACCAAGGCAATATCTGGCATGGGTTATGTCATTGCTTCTTTCCTGGAATTCTGAAACTGTAACTGAATGCATGAAAAGGAAAGACATATTTGTTTGCATGTTAACAGATTCATCAACTATCTGATATGCAATAAACATCCTTTTATGCTAAAGCCAaccctttcctttttctctcaCCATTATCTAAATTTGGTACTAACTAGTACTTGGTTAGACTGATGACCTTAATCATAACAGCATAAGGTTCTTCTGCAGACGATGTTTCTACATTTGCTAAATATTGCTTGGTTAGATTAGAGCATCATCTTATGAACTTACGATCATGTCACACCTTTTTGTACACTTGTTCCTCTAAAAACATGGGTGCAAATTTTCAATGCAGAACTCTGACAGATAACATCATCGTGGGGGTGTCTAAAGGATTCGATAAAAGGCTTCAGTTAGTCGGTGTTGGATATCGTGCGACAGTGGAGGGCAAAGATCTCGTGATGAACCTGGGATTCTCACACCCTGTCCGGATGGCCGTTCCAGAAGGGCTGCAAGTTAAGGTGGAGGAGAACACCAGGATCATCGTGAGTGGCTACGACAAAAGCGAAATTGGTCAGTTTGCTGCCACCATAAAGAAGTGGAGGCCTCCGGAGCCATACAAGGGGAAGGGTATCCGGTACCAAGACGAGATTGtcaggaggaaggaggggaaAGCTGGGAAGAAGAAATAGATGGATGTTGCTTTCCTTTGCAGGTCTCAtaatttctctttttccctCTGTAATCCATCATCTTTTGAGTACTAAAACCCTACTTACGAATGAGGACTGCTACGCTTACCATCTTTTCGTACAATTTTGTTACAACGTGTGTATATTCTGTGAAGCAGCTGGCAATGCATAAGGGCTTAAGATTTGGTTTGGTTTTCCGCTTACGAATATCATGTTCCTTAGCCATTTCAGAGTTTGTAGAGAAACAACGTTACAGTTATCAGAGTTTGTAGAGCACAATGTTACGGTTTCAGAGTTTGTAGAGCACAATGTTACGGAGTACAGTTTTCAGTCACCTCGATGTCTACACGGAGACGGGCAACCACAAACAGGCATGGAGTCAGAAAATCAGCATGAAGGGGTATGAGAAAAATCAAAGCTGCAAAAACGAACCGCATAAAAGATACTCgcttcgatccataataaatgtcagGATATAATCTTGATATCcaatatataatatatataggTAGCATAGCAAATAGAGTCAGTtctaaataataaaaatataactGCAATTGAAGAACCAAATCAATTTTCTAATCTGAACAGTTCGGCGGTTTGTTTGTTCTAATTAATTTTCTAATCTGAACACAATCAATTGAAGAACCAAATCAATATAGAAGTTTAAGTAGATTAACTTGACTGCCTTCTATGGTGCTGCCTGCTTGATTAATCAGCAGCGCTTCTTTCTTGTTCGACAGGTTCTGATTTTGATCTGGAAGAGAATTGGAAGCGCCGCTGGTTTGGGACGTTTGATCTGGAAGAGAATTATTTTTTGAGAGAGTGAATTGGGAGCGTCGCTGGCTCGGGATAGCGAAGAGCGAACGCGAGCGCATGGATCGAATGGATCAGGAACGTGGTCAATGCCAATTGGGTTTCTTCTCTCTGTTGGGCCGTTGCACAAATATGCAGTCCCAGATGGGCTGGTGGGCGAAATTACAGGTCCAACTACCTTTTTAATCCAATGACTAATTGCTCTTACGTAACAAGGAGATCGTCAAAGGCTGCGGCTAGGGTTCCTCGATCTCGTCCgcgggtgccgccgccggtccgTCTGCCGATTGCTTCTCTATATTCAGAGGTGCAGCCAGTCCCAGCCGCTCGCTAAGCGGAAGGatctcttgttttttttttaggttttTCGGTGCCGATACATAACTCTCTTCGGTTTAGAAGACCATCCATTCAGGTTCTACATTTGTTTGAATAAAATGTTTCGCCAATTGCATGCgtctaataaaaaaaaaattcttattCGTTTTTTTCTATCTTCCCATTCATCTTCACTATAGCCTCGTCTTCTAATTCCTTCCAATCGACCAACAGATTTTTTATAATAAtttacaaatccaaatctGCTATTTGTCCGAAGGTGAGACGGCGGTTGCATCTTGCACCCAGAATAAGGTCTTCCTTGCCCTGGTGTGCCTAGCTACGACGGAGGATGCGTAAAGCTGTGTGACCAGCTTTCATATTTGGTTACGTGGTTTCAAGTCTGACTCCTCCGGTTTTTGGTTCTCATTGCCATAAAGAATGGTTGCTGCACTGCTTTTTTGAGTCGCACGATGACTACCCCACCGTCTACTACCACAAGTCGATGATTGAGTGGCATGGACGATGGCCCTCGTTCGGCTCATTTTAGTACtctcctctgatcctaaattattgactcaaatttgtccaaatatggatatatttatttgtaaaaagcgtctagatacatgtaatacttcgacaacaatttaaaatcGGGGAGAGTACCATGTACTACCACAAGTTCCCGTCTCTGATGATTGAGTGGCACGGACGGTGGCCCTCGTTCGGCTCGTTTTAGGGCTTGTTGCCGTCTCTCGGTGGTCAAAACATTTAtttgtgattttttattacttatttatttgtaatttttgttACTTTTTAGCGCTCCTTGTATTGCTGTCTGCTTGAGGATCGAGATTGTGCGTCGATTACTTGAGGTTGCGTGTCGAGTATAATACGCTGGTCATCTTTGCGTGGTTCCTAATCCCCATGGGCCTCCTTCTCACCCTCTGCATCGGCCGCGAGGGCAGGCCGCGACGAGCTCGGCCGGAGCGCCGAAAGCGCGccagggtgtgtttggttgctacCTGGGTAGCTTGTGTCTGGCCTGATGCATGCCTGAAACGAGCCCGGCCTGATGCATGCCTGAAACGAGCCCCGCGGCGCTTGCAAGGCGCTCGACGGAAGtggtttcataattcttgtgttaaatttgtttaaaaatgaatcttaaatttaaatttgtttaaaaataaatgtatctattttcaaaaaatgtgtagagacatgtaatattttgacaagaattatgaaactcTATTcctattttgacaagaattatgaaactcTATCCAAAAAACGTTctgatacatgtaatattatgtaatattttgacaaaaaaataagaaactcTAGTCCTAAAACTCtagtctaaaaagcgtctagaactctagtctaaaaaacgtctagatttgacaagaattatgtattTGCTATGTTCAATTGTGATGAACATCCGTTGTATATGCTCGATGTGAAGACGGAGGAAGGAAACAAATGAACTACAGGAGTGCAAAATTACTGGAGAAGAGCAAGTTTTCATACAAACAAACGTACACTTTATTCCTACACATAACTCCCTACGGAGTACGGAGACACTTAGGTATGTACATACAACGACACAGACTCGACACATAACCACTGCTGTAAAAAACACACAGCCAGACACACTTCGCGTGTACGTATCATCAGTCCACTACGTACGTAGTACACTAGCTAGCGCATTCTCGCCTGATTCATCTCAGCAGCCGCGGCCACCGCGTCAGCGACGCCCTTCCCCTGTCCCCCAGCAGCTCCAGCGCCTCCGCTCTTGCTAGCAGCGTTCCgctccgccgcagccgccaccTTCGCGGCGTCCTCTCTCGTGGCCACCTTATccgccgccaaggccggcCCACGGCCCACCAAATCCCCACCAACGACATCCTTCAGCGGcaccttcttctcccggccGCCTTCCCGCTCCAAGTTCTCCTGCGCGGCCTTCTGCGCCGCGGCAGCCACGCCGCCTGGCACGTTGTGGCCGAGCCCCGTGGCGCGCGCCTCGGCCgcctgcaccgccgccgcgtccgccaGGTCCACGGGCTCGTCCCCCGCAGAGGTGTCCGCGGCCGCCCGCAGCGCCTCGCCGATGGTCACCGCCGAgtcgtccccggcgccgggCACCGGCACCGTGAACTGCGCCATCACCTGGCCGCCGGCTGTGGCCGTGACGATGCGGCGCCCGGTGTGGTTGTCCTCGGTCTCCGTCACGCGGAGGCCGCCGTCGTCTGggcgcggcggctgctgctgctgctggtcgtgtcgggcgctggcggcgaggaacACGTCGCGCTGGCGGCGGGCCTCGGGGTTGGCGGCCGTGGGCGGGTACACGTCGCCTGGGCGCAGCGGCTGGGCctgcccgccgccgtggtGATGCTCGTCGAAGCCGCTCATGGTTgtagcttaattaattaaggtgGGGTTGTATGCTATAGAGAGAGCTCCGATCGAGTGTTGGATGCAGCGGCCGGATAAGAGCGGGTGTGGTATAAGTATgcggcgcgggaggcggcggagcggtgGGATTTGACAcctagctgcatgcatgcgctgCTGTGTACCGCGGCGCGCGATGACACCTGCAAAGTGCATGCACGCGCGGAAGATCCACGTACGTGTGCCGCGTGCGCGTACCAACGGAGTCCATGACAGCCTTACCAGCTGAGTCGCCGCGCGTCTGAGTGAAGTTCGATGTCCATGATCTCAATCCTCAATTTTGGCACTCCGCATGTCTTAAGGCAAAGCCTGAAAGCGGTGCCTTTGCAAGAAGTGCTATTTAAGTCCAGCACATCGTCTATTTGTATCTTCCAATGTACGCCTAATGACTTATCCAGTCATACGCGGCTATACCTTTCATCCTTTGTAGAAATTTGTTGCTAAGATTAACACCTCTAATATTTGTTGTCAAATTGTAACTGTGAAAAGTAAATAGTAAATACCCAGGCTTGGGGGTTTCTCTTCGCCTTATAAACGAAGTTAATCCCAGGTCTCTTGATACAAACACTACACACAATGTTAACCATGGTGATATTGCTGCCACCGTTAATGAGCATGTTTACATACATTTTACTTTTCCAAAATGAGGTTGAAACGTCCGAgctctgcatcaaaatgatgtaCACAAGCAaattttattgatttattagCATTCTCTAATGGCGCCCCTAAGGGAGAGAACGACGCATGAAAGCACCGCTGCCATCCAGTCTGAAGATAATGGGTTTTCACCTAGGAATCTGGATCGGGGGTGGTGTGGAAGTACCTCAACAACGCCTCAGGCAAGGAAGTGACGTCCACGAACGTCACCGTCATCGTCGCCGGACTAGCCGACCAAGGGTTCCCCGGTACTTCTTCTCCGTCGACGCCCCATCTCCAAAGCCGCTGAAACACCGATCGCAGATCCGacggagaggaagaagcccaCCTCCACGAGGGCAGCCCACGCCACGAAGGCGAGGCCGCCAGCCATGCACCTTGGGGCGCGCCGCCACCAAGGGCAAGGGCTCCGCGTCCACTGCCAGGGGCCACAACAGGCAAGGCCACCTTGTGGCAGGGCACAGGGGCAAACACCACGCGGACAGGAACGAGGCCGCGCCGTCAGGGGTCGAGCTGCCGACAAGGGAGTTCTGCCCATGCCACCGATGCAGGAGGCCCGTCGTCAACCGCACGGAGGAGCAGGGACCCACCGCCACTGACGTCGCGCGGGCTTTCAAGGGTTGGGTTTGGTCCGCGTGGTTGGTGAGTGGTTTGAGCGGCAATAACTTTGAGCACACGATGATCTTGACACttaatcttctttttttacagctAGAGCCCCTTAATCTTAATCGTGGCCTATCCGTGGCGTGCTATTTTTGCCCTTGGTGGCGATTAGGCCGGTCGCCACTAATATCTTGCCACTATCCTTGAGCACAGAAAGGGTTTTCGATTTTTTGGGTTTCTGAAACCGAGGCATCAGTGGTGATTTTTCCAACTCGTCTCGTCACTAACGGAGGATCATTAGTGGCGAGTGTCCAATACTCGCCACTAACGTTTGTTATGCTATAGCCAGTTTCTATGCTAGTGAATAAAGCAATGGCGCGCGATGGAAAAAATTAACACACACATGTGTGATGTATGgcacatgatttttttgttcacGGTTCGTGTGTGACGAGTACCCGGTTCGCACACAGAGACCAAGCGACCAACCGTATACGATGGTTGATGCTCTGTTTTGTGCTCCAGCTGAGTCACAACCGTGTTTATGgtattaatttattttgtttgtaaTAATTTAGATAACTGCGAAAAGATGTAAAATTAAATCCATCACAAAGAATCTACTTAAACTATGCATAGTTGTTATATATTACATTTGAATGATCAGCCAGTTCCAACATGGACTAAACATAAATAGTATAGTTTTGCTGTTTCTAAGGCggctgagaaataactatttccgAGTCGACGCTAACAATCATCTGATCCAACCACTGAGATTCGTGCGAGATTCATATAAGTATAAATGATGAAAAAATCTTATTTGGATTACTACGATCGTCGACCGGGGAATAACTATTGCTAGTTCGACTCAGAATAGACACTCTCTAGCTAATATCTTAACTAAACGCAACAAACGAAAGATaatcgaagggagtagtaCTTCCTCTAATTTTCCCTTGCAACGTCTTCGGCGAAATGTAGGCGCCACCGGGTTGCCAGGCCGCGCTCCGCCGGAGCATCAAAATCCCTTGGTATATATTTTGCCTTGGCACGCTCCCAACAGTGTGGGCATTGAAATGTTCCACGTTCTCCTCGAACAGGGACTTGGACACAATGACATGTGAGGAGCTGGGGCGTCTGAGGTTGTAGATTTCAACGGTGCCGCCGCGACTCACTCCAATTCAACCCAACCTAGCTCCTCGCAGCGGTCAGCAACCCTTTGAGTAGATGTTACGGGTAGTGTCGAGAGAATACTGAGTGCAAAAGGATTGAATGGATAGTATTTgggtgcattttttttatagaaataTTTGGATGGATTTTTAGAATCACCATAATACTCACTTTATTCCAAAATGTATGGCGCATAACTTTTGCTGCATGTCGGTTATTTTAAGTTTGAACATAAACATCATAATGTCTATATGTTATTTATTTATAGGTGTGGCTACATCTCAGCCAtttgatttttaagaaaaagatTAAATTCAAGTCGACGAATCTGATCCACTgatttagtatatagatgtcATTTTGTTTATCTTTTTTCATTGTAAGTCCCGAACCTTAAAGCACAAAACATATCTAATGGATGAGAAATCAATATACCTGTTACGAAAAATGAGGgaacttagatatagcaaaactgTATTTTCATTATATAAACttagtcaaacttttttttaaagtacATTTAACAAAAATTATAGGTCGTACATTTTGAAACTAAGATAAGgtagtactccgtaccaaATTTTACTGTGTGCTGGTCTGCGATGGAATCAGAACTATGGGAGAGAAATCGAACAGATGGATTATGGGGAGGGAAGAGTTGGTGTATACACGGATTATGAACACGCCCAACACACGCACTGACCATCGGGGCCCACAGGACTCTGTTTCCGGCAAGCTCGCTGGCTTGGGCACAGGCCAGAGAGGCGTGATTCGtagccgcgcgcgcgccgccgctgcaggaTCGAGCTCCTGCACCGCGCGCTCGTTGCCCTCCCGCGCGGCTCTCGTCGGACACCTCGTACtcgacatcgtcatcatctCCGGAGGTCAGA
This is a stretch of genomic DNA from Brachypodium distachyon strain Bd21 chromosome 1, Brachypodium_distachyon_v3.0, whole genome shotgun sequence. It encodes these proteins:
- the LOC100825069 gene encoding late embryogenesis abundant protein D-34, which gives rise to MSGFDEHHHGGGQAQPLRPGDVYPPTAANPEARRQRDVFLAASARHDQQQQQPPRPDDGGLRVTETEDNHTGRRIVTATAGGQVMAQFTVPVPGAGDDSAVTIGEALRAAADTSAGDEPVDLADAAAVQAAEARATGLGHNVPGGVAAAAQKAAQENLEREGGREKKVPLKDVVGGDLVGRGPALAADKVATREDAAKVAAAAERNAASKSGGAGAAGGQGKGVADAVAAAAEMNQARMR
- the LOC100831674 gene encoding 50S ribosomal protein L6, chloroplastic, yielding MASLSPSLHLPCNSRTGFLGKSQGIRLRVIPAGRVGFVRKTVECKESRIGKKPIEVPSNVTLTLEQQFVKAKGPLGELSLNYPNEVKVVKEESGKLRVFKTVETKRANQMHGLFRTLTDNIIVGVSKGFDKRLQLVGVGYRATVEGKDLVMNLGFSHPVRMAVPEGLQVKVEENTRIIVSGYDKSEIGQFAATIKKWRPPEPYKGKGIRYQDEIVRRKEGKAGKKK